A genomic stretch from Setaria viridis chromosome 1, Setaria_viridis_v4.0, whole genome shotgun sequence includes:
- the LOC140222977 gene encoding protein BOLA1, chloroplastic translates to MMASRGTGAVLSRAARMRQKLQSALEASALEIEDVSYQHAGHAAVKDNANETHFNIKVVSPKFEGQNLVKRHRMVYNLLSDELNSGLHAISIVAKTPKEFGS, encoded by the coding sequence ATGATGGCTTCACGAGGTACCGGTGCTGTGCTTTCAAGAGCTGCTCGGATGAGGCAAAAGCTGCAGTCTGCCTTGGAGGCCAGTGCCCTAGAAATTGAAGACGTTTCTTACCAACATGCCGGGCATGCAGCAGTCAAGGACAATGCAAACGAGACACATTTCAACATCAAGGTAGTTTCACCAAAATTTGAGGGGCAAAACCTTGTGAAGCGTCACAGGATGGTTTATAATCTTCTGTCTGATGAGCTGAACTCAGGTCTCCATGCTATCTCCATAGTTGCAAAGACCCCGAAAGAGTTTGGATCGTGA